The genome window TAGTGAAGCATCCATTAAATGCCTCTTATTCATTTGTTGGCAATGTCTCATCGATGAGGAGCCCACGCGCACAGACACCGATAGCAGCGTAAATGAGACATGGCTTGTGGTAACAAAGACAGTGGAAAGCAGAGTAACGATCTGCAACACAACAAGCTCCAACTCTCGATAACTTACACAGAGAAGTCATAGCAAGAAAAAGAACAGAGGTCTCCTGCTACTACTACTTGACTCAGTGCTTCCTTACATGACAACACAACCTCTGGTGTTGTCATCACTGAAAAGATGAGTTACATACTCGTTGTATGATTGATTGCTCTGGAGATAAGGACTCGGATGGCAATTGTAGTAGGCAGTGTAAGGGGATATCTGAGGGGACCTGAGATGCATCATCTGCGGCTGCATGTATCTGTTGTCATGCACCCTAAAATTGCTCATCATGGGGGACGGATGGGCCTGATATCCCTGCATGTTCACCATCATGGGGGGCTGATGCTGCCCTCCGCCATGTGAGGGGAGGCCTGCGTAGCCATGGAAGACGTTTCCTTGGAAGCCTCCTCGATTGCTGTTTCCACCGAGCCCACCCAGGCCGAGACCTGTCATGCCATTGATGTCTGTCACCCTTCTTCCTTCCCCTTTACTCGGATCGGTGTTGATCGTCTTTTGGTGGGCTGCTACATTTACACCCTTTTTCGCTGATCCATTTGGGTGCTTCATGTGGCTCTGGTTAGGATTTGCCCCATCCTTCTTTCCACCCATGAAGCCGGTTGCGTTGCCATTGGTATTCTTCTTTGCACCAGCTGCTGCATTGTTTGCCTGCATCAGAAGATTAAACTGCTTGAGCTTATCGAACAGTCGCACCTCATCGTCAACGTCCTCGTCGTCCTcgccatcatcatcgtcatcctcATCAGAGctgaggggagaaagctttttggGCTGGTGTTTGGGGGCTTTGAGGTCCTGCTTGCCCTGGTCTTTCTTGTTCTTGTTTCCGTCCTTCACCGGTGGAGCAACTTGCTTCTGTTGGCCATGGTtgttcttctggtcgccgctggcTTTCCCAGACCAGAGCTCTGCATGCTTCCCTGATCTTGTCAGCTTCCTTATTAGAGTTTCAGAGTCCACATTCCCTTGGACTGTGACCTTCTGGTTCTCTACGTCTACGTTTACTGAGAAGACTCCTGTGTAAGATTCAAAAGTAGAATCATGTGATGAGAGCCATCAATTTTATAGTCAAGAGTTACATCTGCTGCCGTAAGATCTCTCCATTTTGGGGTTTACATGGTGCCGAAAGGAAAACGACCAGAACTTGGGATTACTTGATTTCTACTAGATGTATGATCTGAAAAAGATAACGTTGATGAAAGGAAAGCAAAAGTGTGTTCCATGGGAAACGACAGAACAAAGTGACTGAAGGAAAGTTCTCAGACACACCAAAACAGCAGCATCACAACGAAGAAGCCTTCAAAAGTTAGATAAACGACAAAGTACCTTCGATCCTATGGAGGAGCTTCTTAACTTTCAGCCTGCAACCATCGCAGTGTATGTTCACCTTCAGGATATGTGTCTGCAAGTATCAAACAAAGAGTTTTCTTCACATAATCCCTTCATGAAAAGTGtaaaggtgtgtgtgtgtgttagagagagagagagagagagagagagagggaggaaaggAAGCAAACCTTGAGCTTGAGAACCTCGAACTCCTCCTTACCCATTCCCTCTGCTGCGCTTGTGAAGATCGAACACAAGGAAAAGCCACACTCCGAGCACTCACTATGATGATCTTAGAAAGAGTAGAATGCTGCTGCAGGTTCACTCCACCACTACACTTGCCACTATATATTTCTGAGGGAAGCCCACATGGGCGTGTTGATATCATTGTCATAGTGGCAGAGATGTGACTTAGCATATCTTTTCATCTACCTCTTTTACTTGTATGAAAAGTTACGTGAAGTCCTCGTGCAAGTGACACTCCCAAGAACGAGCAACCTTGTGGAGAGAGACACACAAAATACGAGTTCTCTTGTATTACGATTGGTGTAGATGCTTCAGTAAAGGAGCAACGCGACAGTGACTTCACGTGACACAGGTTGCTCCTTCCCATTGCCCGTGCGTTTGCACGACGTTGCACGTTCTCACCAGACCATGACAGCTGAAATGAAAAGGCCTGTAGAAAGTTTGAGAGAAGTCAGCCTTTGCACAGCAGAACATGAGGAGGTGCCTCGAATAATAAAAGAACTGCTTGTTATTGTGGCAAGGAAGGGGAATGAATCAACCTTTGTTTCCATTATTACACTTCCTTTATACAGGGATAACAACACTCTGTCAAAGACTTGAGTTACAGCGAACATGAGGCACCTCAGCTCAGATAACACAATCACTGCTTGTTATTGTGTGGCAAGGGGAATGAATCAACCTTTGTATACAGACAAGGCTTTGTTTCCATAACACTTCCTTTACACAGAGTTAACAACACTATGTCAAAGACTTAAGTTACAGCTTATACATGATTCATACAACATAAGAGCCCACTTGTAATCAAGCACAAAAGCAAATGTGATTACTTGATAGAAGCTCTCTTGATCTTTCTTATACAAACATTTAGGACGATCTTCCCAACGGGGGTATATAAATCGGGGGGAACCAAAAGAAAAACCTTCATAGGGTAAACCGCCTTCCACTCTGTGATTGATGACTTTAACTGCAGGCTGCTCGAGTTGTGCTCGTCTGTAGTAAGCTCATACAAGAACTCGTGCTTGAGAGATCTAGGCCGGAAGCAGGCCATAGAAAGAGCATTACCCACATTTGCAACACTGTTGTTGAGGAGGAGAAATAGATGGCCATCCTTTCCATACAAGGCTCGAAATGGATCCGTCTTGTGGAACTCAACCTTGAAGATCTGGTTATAGCTGAATCTTTCGCAGAAGAAGGTGTGTGTGTTAATAAAGTGAGCAGACAACATTTCTCTGGATCCACAGAAACTGCAAGTTGGAACAGGGCAGGAACATGGAGCATAGAAGCATGTTTCTTCATGGGCATCTTTGTCTGCGTAAGACATGGCTTTTCTGCACCCATATTTGGCATACGAGCAGGTGATTTTGATGGACTCTATGACCTTTTCAAGTATAAGACAACGGTTGTAGCCAATGGACTGAGAGCAGAGGTGGCATTTGTTTAAGAGCTTGGAGCAGCAAGAGGAGCAGGCCACATGCCCACTTTGGCACTGGAGAACTAACCGGTCAGCAAAAAATATTTTGTACTCACAATAAAGAGGAAAGTGGAGAAGCACTACGAATTTTCATGTGTCAATAGAAATCTAGTATATCTATGGGATGCAATCAAATATATCAGAAGTGAAAATGGTAATGGTTTGTAGCCATAATACAAAAATATGCTATAGGTAAGTATTCCAATGGGTTGTCGGAGTAATCAGCATGACTTACAGTTTGAAAATGAATTGGTCGCTCTTGTAGCATTTATCATCAAGCTATAAGCAAACAAAGCTCAAATAATCACTAAGCAAACAATTATATAGCATAGACATCAACATTTAACTGCATCAATGTAAGTTGTTAACTTGTGAAGCCCCTGCAACAAAGTAGTGTTGCAAATTAGTAAAGCTGTCGAGGAGCAACTCGACGTTCAGCTCATTAAAGCTTGCTTGATctcattcactttttttttttttcattttacttATCGTTCACTAAAGTTAAGGAGTCAAGGTCAGTCCAAACTTTAAAACTCAGTTTTTAAATGAGTGACATTTGAACAATGATAAAACTTGGCTCGATCAAGCTTATCAATTGAGCTATTAATAAGCTCATAAACAAGCTTATTTATAGACTTCTGAACATAAGCTCATTTACAAGTTCACAAATGGTTGGTATGTCCATAGAGTTGTCATCATATAATTCTGTAAATCATAAATAGGGTTATTAATAAAGTATATAATTAAAAGTATTTATTGGAACATCTTCAACAgagaaatacttcaaaatttcaGTCTACTTCAGATATTTAAATGAAGCTCTTTATAGCATCTTTGATGATTTGGTTGTTCTCACTAATCCCTTTGTCCTCCATATTAATTTCATCAAAACTTACCGCAACAAAAACCAAATTTAGATGACTATTAGCAGTCAACCCACCACCCATTTAAAGACAGATAAATGCATTATATATTGTCATGAGTGCTACCCTTTAAACCACATAACAAAAAAGTGACTGTAGCAAGAGCTCTTTACTTGGGCAATATAAGTGCAGCAGTATTGTTATTGGTCTGACTGCTCCATAACAATTTTCCTCTTTCACCCAATGACATAAGTACAGATGCACAACATTGATCTATACAGCAAAGAATTATCCATCCACCAATCCCAATAATTTAGCTACATGAGTAGGTTTGCTAAGGTCTGACACTATCCCATGCATATGCCTAGAAGATTTGATTGGTGTTCTCAGATTGTCTAAATGAGGGTCTTACTTTCATGTTCTTACAAACATTTCAATGTCCTTTTTGTTGGCAACAGTCACGATAATCaaattctccccttttttttactTTGTCTTTTGACACAATCTTCAAGCCCCTCTAACAAAACTAGTCTCCTAGATGCCTTTTGCATTCGCAATCCATCTAAATTGCTTCCCTATCACTTCGTTCTTAATTTATCCATCAACCCTAACTTTACTAGTCAATTTGGTGGGCTTTTAAAATTACTGACGCTATAAGGCATCATCTTCCAAGATTGTTTAGCCTAACAAAATCAAGGGAACATGAAAGACAGGAGAAGGGTGCTGAAAACAAGAGCACAAAGGGTTGTTGTAAAAAATAACACAAGAAATATATTAATAGAAACACCAGCCATCCAAATGCAAAATTGTTGTCCATTCCAAGCCAACAAGAATAAAAGAGGATCACAAAATGGCATCTAATTCATAATAAGATATATCAAAATTTCTTTCATGGAAAACCAGTTTACCATATTATATATAATCTATTGAATGCACATTAAATAACCAAAATGAATAATAGTCTTGTGAAGAGTTCCCTTGTCAAAGTTGGCTAACTACGAAATCATTGACACTGAAAAGTTGTCCTGATGATACTGCACACCTTCCTGATAATATCTGACCTACAAGTGCTAGATTGACTTCCTGACTAGTATAAGCAATGTGCTCTTGCAAAACTTTCGGTGTTTGCCCAAATGTAAAatcaaagttagatcataaatacaaaaaaaagatCTAGTGCACTGTAAACATCAAAATCATAACTATTCATGCACCTTTCTTGCTTGTTGTcctcatttttatttttcctaGTACTCCTCCTCTTAACACATTTTCTCTTAGTCAAACCTACAAAATTACCATTAGGCTTCCTAATTTGCCATATATGATCAAGAGTTAGCTTGAACAATAATTGCATAGTGAAATAGTTTCACATACTCTTGCCTATATGATTTCCTTAATATGCAAATATGGTTGATGTCAGCTGCCAAAGATACACAAAACCCAAATCTCCAAAGTGGAATTACAATTAGGTCAACTAAAGAACAAAATATGTTCAATCACGGAAATTTTCATGTTAATCTCCTTCAAAACATGGAAGCCCCAGTTGCTCTGATGCTAAGTATCCAGCATCTGGTAAATAGAAACCCGATCACTTTGTTGCAAATAGGCAAGAGTTGGATCGTAATCTAACCTGAAAAATTGGCGGCCGCAGGGGCTCATAGCAGATGGAACAATCAAGAATGTCGGGATCCATCCGAACGCAGACGTTGCCATCTCCAGAAGGTTGCCCTCTTTCTTCCCCTATCACTCCTTCATCCACTTCATCCccacctttttcttcttcttcctcctcctcctcctcctcctcctcctcctcttcaacGCACATATCCTCTTCCTCATCTCGATCTCGTACCGCTTCGCCTTCATCTCGCCTCTTCTTATCCTTCTTCGTGCTTGCGCTACCACAGACCTTTTCTCCACTGCCTCCTCCTCTGATCCTCTTCTTTCCGACGGGATTCCCCTCCTCCTCCAACGAGAATCTCACCATGATCTCTTTCTCGATCGATTCCTCGTTCCTCCTTTCACAAATATCTCTCTTCCCCTGTTGCCCGAATTGAGCTTCCCAATCTTTTAAGCTGTTTGGGTATTCGTTCGCAGTGTCTTTAAAATGTCATTTTAATCATCAATACCTCCTAAAATAGCAACCggacaaaaaaattaatatttaaatacaTATGGTAAAGCCTACGAATATATGGAGATTCGGGATTTTTTATCATTCAATTTAATGAATAGCTCACTGGAATCTCTTTTTACTATTGACAATATTTTACTATTTAGACCCTAtaacttttattatttataattttattaaaattaataaaataatattttattattaatatttttaaattttaattttttttctcacatGTCCTATGATTGTCGCTACACACTAATTTCCCAGAAAttcatattattaatattattgattATCGCCCATTGTTCGTACTCATTATCGATACAAATTTAGTTAGAATTATTTACATCAATGCTATTGTATTATTCGTCTACAAAGGATCGATCTAATTGTAACATCGCTTAAATATTGAAGAACTTATAAAAGAGTAAATTAATTAGTTCCAAAAATAAGTGATATATAAGTTCCATTAGAAAGAGGGCaactttataaataatttagtaaacaCTTTATGTGTAAGAGAAAAATAATAGAGAAAAATAAGAACTTTAGAAGGTAAACAAACAATCGTAAATTTATAAATGAATATTCATCAAGTGTCGAAGCATTAGCAAGTATTCATAGACTTTACATGTGAACTTATGAATCCGATCAATGCCCAACACAACCTCAAACTCATATCCAACCTTATGCCACCCGAGTAGTTttagggtgctaagatggctgttATTTTGCACTACATCGTAGCTTACAAAAAAATAAGTCATGACATACAAAAACTAAGTCATTCTAGGATAGTTTTACCATTTTGATGAGTAATTTCTTTGTAGCCCTACAAATTATTTCTACTTATAGTTTTcaaacaaaaacacacaaaaataaTACAAAACACTCCGTTAAAACATATGTACAAACAAACAAAATTCATTGACGAAGGTGTTGTGGGTGCATGATGATTGTCTTTGATATTCTCTCTATTTAAACTGTCGATACCCTCATCGACACTTGCTCGTAAGCCTTGATGGCTATTTTATATCGTAGGGCATCTTCATGCTCCCAATTGGTTCTATTTGGGGAAGCTTTTGTCACTTCACTAAGTGCTCGATTTGCTATACTTTGTTGGGTAGTTTCGTCTTATAATTCATTAAAATGACTTTTAACTCGCTTTCGAGACCCTAGTGAGGGTAGTCAAAGTGGAACATTTCGGAAAGTATCTTGTTGATATAACTGATAAGCTTTCAAGTTACTCGCATGTAAGACATTGTGAATATTGAGACACACTGACAATTATAACTTATAGGAGATATTGTCTACCCTACTAATAATTAAGAAGGGTCATTCATACTtacgtactgttgaatctcgtattttgatgatgaaactacttgatatatgtttatgatttaatctgcgttttgagtgacgcaggatgcttcgatcaggatgagacaattaaagcaggaaaatcatgttgtgccgaaggaacatgtcagaagattggacgtcgggccggtggatcggtcgacgtatcgacagaaggcttcgggccgtggactcgggcatcgggccaagaagagcgggtattgtgccaaggatatcggagttgcggagtcaactggccgattgggcaataggctgcacgagaggacgatgcgccgaagaatcggacgaagcgtcgagggaccaatgacatgtcggacaacttggttaattgcttaggattaattgtctcgattgaagttttgttttgttgtgcaggattaactatgataacgatgaagacataaagcgaaacaaagtgtcggagtcaagcgcgatggatttgttgcgagttcgagagttcgacggaagtccgaagattcgttgggagttcgcggagctcgccgagaaagatcggagcttgccgaagaagctcgttggaactcgctaagaacaaatcgtgaagtctaggagcttgccgggagtccgcagaatggtttccgagagttcatcggaagaccgccggaagtttgccggaagctcgctagaagaagtcttgacttgcggactttgtaatagcttagaaaatgtctttaaattcatagttagcacgttaattagggttaggaataggtgttaatcctataacccaagtaggggccaattaggcccaagttcggactggtttggaccaagtttggagccaaaccaagtgagctggaatagtgaagaggtgccacctctccagcctggaggtgccaccgccagggctgcgaggttgggaggtgcaaccgccccagccaggaggtgcaaccgccagggttgcaaggctgggaggtgcaaccgctccagccaagaggttgcaccgccagagctcaagttccgagctctgccaggcgatgcaaccacagagctcagtcttcgagctctggcagagtggtgcatcagcctgagctcagtctcgagctttgccaggtgatgcattcaccaagctcagtcttcgagctatggcagaatggtgcatcagcttgagctcagtttggagctctgccaagtgatgcaaccaccaagctcagatttcgagctctgccaggtgatgcaaccaccaagctcagtcttcgagctctgccaggtgatgcaaccatcgagctcagtcttcgagctctggcagagaagaagcaatcggcagagctcagtcttcgagctctgccaggcggtgccacctctccagtcaagaggt of Musa acuminata AAA Group cultivar baxijiao chromosome BXJ1-7, Cavendish_Baxijiao_AAA, whole genome shotgun sequence contains these proteins:
- the LOC103991453 gene encoding heavy metal-associated isoprenylated plant protein 37, with the translated sequence MGKEEFEVLKLKTHILKVNIHCDGCRLKVKKLLHRIEGVFSVNVDVENQKVTVQGNVDSETLIRKLTRSGKHAELWSGKASGDQKNNHGQQKQVAPPVKDGNKNKKDQGKQDLKAPKHQPKKLSPLSSDEDDDDDGEDDEDVDDEVRLFDKLKQFNLLMQANNAAAGAKKNTNGNATGFMGGKKDGANPNQSHMKHPNGSAKKGVNVAAHQKTINTDPSKGEGRRVTDINGMTGLGLGGLGGNSNRGGFQGNVFHGYAGLPSHGGGQHQPPMMVNMQGYQAHPSPMMSNFRVHDNRYMQPQMMHLRSPQISPYTAYYNCHPSPYLQSNQSYNEYVTHLFSDDNTRGCVVM
- the LOC135678674 gene encoding putative E3 ubiquitin-protein ligase SINA-like 6, giving the protein MVRFSLEEEGNPVGKKRIRGGGSGEKVCGSASTKKDKKRRDEGEAVRDRDEEEDMCVEEEEEEEEEEEEEEEKGGDEVDEGVIGEERGQPSGDGNVCVRMDPDILDCSICYEPLRPPIFQCQSGHVACSSCCSKLLNKCHLCSQSIGYNRCLILEKVIESIKITCSYAKYGCRKAMSYADKDAHEETCFYAPCSCPVPTCSFCGSREMLSAHFINTHTFFCERFSYNQIFKVEFHKTDPFRALYGKDGHLFLLLNNSVANVGNALSMACFRPRSLKHEFLYELTTDEHNSSSLQLKSSITEWKAVYPMKVFLLVPPDLYTPVGKIVLNVCIRKIKRASIK